From one Colletotrichum destructivum chromosome 3, complete sequence genomic stretch:
- a CDS encoding Putative oligopeptide transporter, OPT superfamily, whose translation MVEEKVTPATVARVDSADPRPSYTGTSRVHPDEKGAMGGEWTEPVVDTKVPETEDHKEEDLYRPLLMDPNIPHEANILTVRAIVVGCILGSLVNASNLYLGLKTGFTFIASMFGAIFGYGLLKLLSQVNLPIIGGAFGPQENSIVQAAATGAGGIAGIFVAGIPAMYRLGVMDSTPAGDIGKIFTLTICCSFFGLFFVTPLRKFFIIRTARELKLMFPTSTATALTIRSMHAGVNGAKEAVGKLKALGYAFGACLVHRVASYYAIGILYDWHVFTWIHIWSGHTSWAMNIESWGWYWEFTTAFIGSGMLIGMNSACSMMGGSILAWGLIGPLLVHYGECIGRDASDGDPNWDGYYSFTSLKNVGVGPPSPRYWLLWPGVMVMVCSSMGEMLVHWKVIYFGFRAGWRSICLSIHETAMKKNKRIEFFAKYAEAEEKMDADAVEDPATPDQQVKTWVWVVGLFASIILACIVMGLQWKVNVGITILALVLAFLFSFLAIQIGAVTDQTPLTAAAKAAQLVIGGTTTGAGYTVQHAQRINLISAGLAAGAADVATALTSDFRTGFLLGTPPNKQFIAQAIGTFVSVWLAPGLFVLFTTAYPCITDSEIEHCPFLVPSVSAWAAVAEVVTSPNVPIPLSSGIFSIVLGIFSILQVIFRHYYLTGPREKYQQWLPNWGAIALSFVIPGPVFVNAAFVGAIIAFVWRKWKPASFEVYGYAIAAGMIAGEGMGGVIGAALQLGNVSGDRYGTLGLACPLEEC comes from the exons ATGGTCGAAGAAAAGGTCACCCCGGCGACCGTCGCCAGGGTCGACAGTGCCGACCCGCGCCCGTCGTACACCGGCACCTCTCGCGTCCACCCCGATGAAAAGGGCGCCATGGGCGGCGAATGGAccgagcccgtcgtcgacaccaaggtccccgagaccgaggatcacaaggaggaggacctgTACCGTCCTCTGCTAATGGACCCCAACATCCCGCACGAAGCCAACATCCTGACCGTGCGCGcgatcgtcgtcggctgcaTTCTGGGATCGCTCGTCAACGCGTCCAACTTGTACCTCGGATTGAAGACCGGATTCACATTCATCGCCTCCATGTTCGGT GCCATTTTCGGTTACGGCTTGTTGAAGCTTCTCTCGCAAGTCAACCTTCCTATCATCGGAGGAGCCTTTGGACCGCAGGAGAA CTCCATtgtccaggccgccgccaccggtgccggcggtatcgccggcatcttcgtcgccggTATCCCCGCCATGTACCGCCTCGGAGTCATGGACAGCACGCCTGCTGGTGACATTGGCAAGATCTTTACCTTGACCATCTGCTGTTCCTTCTTCGGACTCTTCTTTGTCACGCCGCTCCGCAAGTTCTTCATCATCCGCACCGCCCGGGAGCTCAAGCTCATGTTTCCCACCTCGACCGCGACTGCCCTGACGATTAGGTCCATGCACGCGGGTGTGAATGGAGCCAAAGAAGCCGTGGGGAAGCTGAAGGCGCTCGGTTACGCCTTCGGCGCCTGCCTCGTCCATCGCGTTGCATCGTACTATGCCATCGGAATCCTCTACGACTGGCACGTTTTCACCTGGATTCATATCTGGAGCGGCCATACGTCATGGGCGATGAACATAGAGAGTTGGGGATGGTATTGGGAGTTTACGACGGCTTTCATTGGCTCTGGAATGTTGATTGGCATGAATTCCGCATGTTCCATGATGGGCGGAAGCATCCTGGCATGGGGGTTGATCGGACCCCTTCTCGTGCACTACGGCGAATGTATCGGGAGGGACGCCTCCGATGGAGACCCGAACTGGGACGGCTACTACAGCTTCACGTCTCTGAAGAACGTCGGGGTCGGCCCCCCCTCGCCCCGATACTGGCTCTTGTGGCCGGGTGTCATGGTCATGGTTTGCTCCTCCATGGGCGAGATGCTGGTCCACTGGAAAGTCATCTACTTCGGATTCAGGGCCGGCTGGAGGTCCATCTGTCTGTCCATCCACGAGACGGCcatgaagaagaacaagcgCATTGAGTTCTTCGCCAAgtacgccgaggccgaggagaagatggacgcggacgccgtcgaggacccCGCCACGCCCGACCAGCAGGTCAAGACCTGGGTCTGGGTTGTCGGCCTGTTCGCGTCCATTATCCTGGCATGTATCGTCATGGGTCTTCAGTGGAAGGTCAACGTTGGCATTACGATTCTGGCCTTGGTgctcgccttcctcttctctttcctcgCCATTCagatcggcgccgtcacggACCAAACGCCGCTGACGGCTGCTGCAAAGGCCGCCCAGTTGGTCATTGGTGGTACCACAACCGGGGCGGGATACACGGTGCAGCACGCGCAGCGAATCAACCTCATCTCCGCCGGCCTggcagccggcgccgccgacgtcgctACGGCGCTGACGTCCGATTTCCGCACCGGTTTCCTTCTCGGCACGCCGCCCAACAAGCAGTTCATCGCCCAGGCCATCGGCACATTCGTGTCCGTCTGGCTGGCACCGGGATTGTTCGTCCTGTTCACCACCGCCTACCCCTGTATCACGGACTCCGAAATTGAGCACTGCCCCTTCCTGGTCCCATCCGTCAGCGCGTGGGCTGCGGTCGCAGAGGTCGTCACGAGCCCCAACGTCCCGATCCCGCTGTCGTCCGGCATCTTTtccatcgtcctcggcatcttctcgaTTCTTCAGGTCATCTTCCGTCACTACTACCTGACCGGCCCCCGCGAGAAGTACCAGCAGTGGCTGCCCAACTGGGGTGCCATCGCCCTTTCCTTCGTCATTCCCGGGCCCGTTttcgtcaacgccgccttCGTTGGTGCCATCATTGCCTTCGTCTGGCGCAAGTGGAAGCCTGCGAGCTTCGAGGTCTACGGCTATGCCATCGCTGCCGGTATGattgccggcgagggcatgGGTGGTGTTATTGGTGCTGCTCTGCAACTGGGCAATGTTTCGGGAGACAGATACGGAACGCTCGGCCTTGCGTGCCCCTTGGAGGAATGCTAA